The stretch of DNA ACTCTTTCTTATCGAGGTTTGGTCTGTGTTTTCTAGCGATGCCATAATATTTCTCGGCTATGGGCTCGCCCGGCTGTATTATTACCTGAACCTCCTCGCCCTCCTGTAAATCCAGGGGCTCGAGAGGCTTTAGCACACCCTTCTCGTACTTTACCCGGATAACCTTCGACACGGTAGACACCACTAGCAATAGGATAGGATTGGGCCTCTAAGCTGTTACTTTATTTCTGAAGACAGTGTTGATTGGGCTTCCTTCAGGGTGTGGGGGTTCTAGGGTTCCTAGGTTGTGGTATGCTGCCTCCAACCTCCACCCCACGTTCTCAGCCATCTCTACTAGCTCTGTAAGAGTGTAGGTTCTTAGCGTATAGGTGAACTCGTCCATGTAGAATAGGTCTTTGCCTAATTTCTTGTAGAAGACCCACCTGCTAGTGTGTATGGAGCGTATGGGGTCGAATACGGGATACCTGAGTGTGACGAACTCGGGGAATTCCCTCACGAATGGTTTAGGGCATCTACTACGGTGCTGGAGTATCTCCCGGCTCGTAGTGTTAGCTATCACCCACCAGTATACCGCCCGGCCTAACTATATTCCTCACTCTCCTGAGTAATTCTAGGTCATAGTGGCGGCCTCTATAGCCTAGTAGAGTCGTCTAAGTTATGTATGCAGCATCAAATATTTGCCCGGTTAGCGTCTCATCTACTCTGTAGGCGTCTCCCACAATCGTGGTGAAGCCTTCTACACCCTCCTCCCTGGCCTTCTCCATCGCTCTAGCTATGAAGGGCTCCGAGAAGTCTAGTCATGTAACCCTGTAGCCTAGCTTTGCTAGTGGTATTGCCACCCTGCCGATTCCGCAGCCGGGCTCTAATATTGTGGAGCCTCGGGGGATGCCATGCTTCTCTAAGACTCTAGCCAGGTCCTCGGCTTCCCTCCTTCCCCTATCCCAGACACGCTCCATGATGGCCATGAATAGCTCGGCCTTCTCAACGAAAACCTCCCAAACCCAATCGTCCATAATAAAATCTCCCTCATGGGCTCTATCATGGCACTGCTAGGCTTTAACTTTATCAATGTTGCATTATTATCAGATTTACTGATCCAAGCCGATCTTCGTATCTGAGTGCATGTTGCATTCTATCATAAAGCAATGCAACGTGAGTATTTATAGCGTCGTTCTCCGGAGCCGGAGGTCCCGGGTTCAAATCCCGGCGGGCCCGCCACAAACCACACAAAACTATCACAAAAACACCATAAAGAATATATCGATAACCGAGACCTCAGAAAGACGCCGATTATTTAGCTGGGCGGATTATCAGGAGTGATTCCATAATTAATTTAGAATTAATATAGAAGGTTGGGGTATGACTTTTAGCCATGGTACTATCTTGAAGTCTTCGTTGAATGTGAGTATTGTGTCTATTTCATAATGCTTGCAGGTTAGAGCTATTTGAGCGTCGTTAGGCAGGAGCTTATAGTTTAGGAGGGTTTTGGTGAATTCTTGATGCCTCTTAAACTCTATTAGTTTTGAAGGTTCATTATTTCATAATGTTGAATGAATTGAACTCATATGAATCCTTGTATTGTGACTTTTTCGTTAAGAGTGCTTGAAGTATTATTTTATTTTTTAGATGATTCATAATGGAATGCTACTAGGTACATTAGAAGTTCCGCATACCCTTTCAGCTCCAAGATTATTTTATCTATGGTCTCATCCTGTAGCCCCAGTAATTTTTGAATCCTCTCCTCACAGCTAGGTCTGTTCTGGGACCTAATGGGAATAGTGGGTGGACTTGCGCTATTGCTAGCTCCGCTGTCCAGGGCCCTACTCCTTTCAGCCTAGTTAGCTCTTTTACTATGCTGGAAAGCTCTTCCGCTTGTTCTATCTCTTCTACGCTGGGCAGTCTTCCCTCGTATTCGGTCATTGCTATGTTTTTGATGGCCTGGGCCTTCATCCTGGTGAGCCCTATTCTCCTTAGCCTGTCTAGTGATAAGCTGATTAATCTCTCAGGGTCGGGGAAGGAGTAGAAGACTTCTCTTCCGATGGACACGTGTTCTCCATACGATGTTATTAGGCGGGATTGTATTCGTAATGCTGCTTTCAAGGCTATCCTCTGCTTAATGATTGAGTCTATGATGGCCTCGTAGAGTCTGAGCGAGCGCCCTGG from Aeropyrum pernix K1 encodes:
- a CDS encoding antitoxin family protein — its product is MSKVIRVKYEKGVLKPLEPLDLQEGEEVQVIIQPGEPIAEKYYGIARKHRPNLDKKEFLEVLEEIEDEDIRGH
- a CDS encoding PIN domain-containing protein, with the protein product MEFKRHQEFTKTLLNYKLLPNDAQIALTCKHYEIDTILTFNEDFKIVPWLKVIPQPSILILN
- a CDS encoding DNA-3-methyladenine glycosylase family protein, which translates into the protein MAKQYPGLRPGRSLRLYEAIIDSIIKQRIALKAALRIQSRLITSYGEHVSIGREVFYSFPDPERLISLSLDRLRRIGLTRMKAQAIKNIAMTEYEGRLPSVEEIEQAEELSSIVKELTRLKGVGPWTAELAIAQVHPLFPLGPRTDLAVRRGFKNYWGYRMRP